The proteins below are encoded in one region of Microbacterium pygmaeum:
- a CDS encoding BMP family lipoprotein, producing the protein MTFSTTKKFAGVVATAGLLVALAGCGSAPEPTASETGDAGGAVADFLPCMVSDAGGFDDKSFNQLGFEGLEAASSTLGVEPVAVQSDSEADFAPNITSLIDQNCKLIVTVGFALASAAGEAATANPDLEFVSIDDVVDNDFDGETDADNIKPIVFDTSQAAFLAGYASASYSTDKSKKVGTFGGMNFPTVSIFMDGFAQGVAYWNEQKSDTVEVLGWDTAAQDGVFTGAFTANQDAINAAQGLVDQGVDVLLPVGGPIYQSAASVIRDSGRDIALVGVDADVYETDPTVADLLLTSIRKAIDVGVEEAVTAAGQGEFDNTPFVGTLENEGVGLAPFHDFESKISPDLQGELDEIQAGIIDGSIVVTSYLAG; encoded by the coding sequence TTGACTTTCTCTACCACCAAGAAGTTCGCCGGGGTAGTTGCCACCGCCGGACTGCTCGTTGCCCTTGCCGGCTGCGGGTCGGCACCCGAGCCGACCGCTTCAGAGACCGGCGACGCCGGCGGAGCCGTTGCAGACTTCCTTCCCTGCATGGTCTCGGACGCCGGCGGGTTCGACGACAAGTCGTTCAACCAGCTCGGCTTCGAGGGCCTCGAAGCCGCATCCTCGACGCTTGGCGTCGAGCCGGTCGCTGTGCAGTCCGACTCCGAGGCTGACTTCGCCCCGAACATCACCAGCCTGATCGACCAGAACTGCAAGCTCATCGTCACGGTCGGCTTCGCGCTGGCCTCGGCGGCGGGCGAGGCAGCCACGGCCAACCCCGATCTGGAGTTCGTCTCCATCGACGACGTCGTGGACAACGACTTCGACGGCGAGACCGACGCGGACAACATCAAGCCGATCGTGTTCGACACGTCGCAGGCGGCATTCCTCGCCGGGTATGCGTCGGCGTCGTACTCGACCGACAAGTCCAAGAAGGTCGGCACGTTCGGCGGCATGAACTTCCCGACCGTCTCGATCTTCATGGACGGCTTCGCCCAGGGCGTGGCGTACTGGAACGAGCAGAAGAGCGACACCGTCGAGGTGCTCGGCTGGGACACCGCCGCTCAGGACGGCGTCTTCACCGGCGCGTTCACGGCCAACCAGGACGCGATCAACGCCGCGCAGGGTCTGGTCGACCAGGGCGTCGACGTGCTGCTGCCCGTCGGCGGTCCGATCTACCAGAGCGCCGCATCGGTGATCCGCGACTCCGGTCGTGACATCGCCCTCGTCGGCGTCGACGCCGACGTCTACGAGACCGACCCGACGGTGGCCGACCTGCTGCTGACCTCGATCCGCAAGGCGATCGACGTCGGTGTGGAGGAAGCCGTCACCGCCGCAGGCCAGGGCGAGTTCGACAACACCCCGTTCGTCGGCACCCTCGAGAACGAAGGCGTCGGGCTCGCACCGTTCCACGACTTCGAGTCGAAGATCTCGCCCGACCTCCAGGGTGAGCTCGACGAGATCCAGGCGGGCATCATCGACGGCTCGATCGTCGTCACGTCCTACCTCGCGGGCTGA
- a CDS encoding mannose-1-phosphate guanylyltransferase yields MPEPLKPEPIPDFYSVIPAGGIGSRLWPLSRADAPKFLHDLTGSGQTLLRDTWDRLEPLSGSDRIAVVTGRAHRAAVERELPGIPDKNVFLESEPRDSAAAIGLAAAILHRREPDVIIGSFAADHVIRGTRLFEHAVRQAVAVARDGYICTLGIPPTEPSVGFGYIQKGDELVVDGAPEAAYVKRFVEKPDLDTAREYVADRSYLWNAGMFISRADVLLAEIEANQPALYAGLMELAEAWDDRELRGPVVDRVWPSITKIAIDYAVAEPAAEKGRLAVVPGHFEWDDVGDFASLAKLNSHGRKNDLAILGENARVLADASSGIVVSQTQRIISVIGVKDIVIVDTADALLITTSEHAQRVKGVVDALKLTGRGDVL; encoded by the coding sequence ATGCCAGAGCCCCTGAAGCCAGAGCCCATCCCGGACTTCTACTCCGTCATCCCCGCCGGCGGGATCGGCAGCCGGCTGTGGCCGCTGTCGCGCGCCGACGCGCCGAAGTTCCTGCACGATCTGACCGGTTCCGGTCAGACACTCTTGCGCGACACGTGGGACCGCCTCGAGCCGTTGTCCGGCTCGGACCGCATCGCGGTCGTGACCGGACGCGCGCACCGCGCCGCGGTCGAGCGGGAGCTGCCCGGCATCCCGGACAAGAACGTGTTCCTCGAGTCGGAGCCGCGCGACTCCGCCGCGGCCATCGGTCTGGCCGCCGCGATCCTGCACCGCCGCGAGCCGGACGTCATCATCGGATCGTTCGCGGCCGATCATGTCATCCGCGGGACCCGGCTGTTCGAGCACGCCGTCCGCCAGGCGGTCGCCGTCGCCCGCGACGGATACATCTGCACCCTCGGCATCCCGCCGACCGAGCCCTCGGTCGGCTTCGGCTACATCCAGAAGGGCGATGAGCTCGTCGTGGACGGCGCCCCCGAGGCCGCCTACGTGAAGCGCTTCGTCGAGAAGCCCGATCTCGACACCGCCCGCGAGTACGTCGCGGACCGCTCCTACCTGTGGAACGCGGGCATGTTCATCTCGCGCGCCGACGTGCTCCTGGCCGAGATCGAGGCGAACCAGCCTGCGCTGTACGCCGGGCTCATGGAGCTGGCAGAGGCGTGGGATGACCGCGAACTGCGGGGCCCGGTCGTGGACCGCGTCTGGCCGAGCATCACCAAGATCGCGATCGACTACGCCGTCGCCGAGCCGGCAGCGGAGAAGGGCCGCCTCGCGGTCGTCCCCGGGCACTTCGAGTGGGACGATGTGGGGGATTTCGCGAGCCTTGCGAAACTCAACTCCCACGGGCGCAAGAACGACCTCGCGATCCTCGGCGAGAACGCGCGTGTCCTGGCCGACGCGTCCAGCGGCATCGTCGTGAGCCAGACGCAGCGCATCATCAGCGTCATCGGCGTGAAGGACATCGTGATCGTCGACACCGCGGATGCGCTGCTGATCACCACGAGCGAGCACGCGCAGCGCGTCAAGGGCGTGGTGGACGCCCTGAAGCTCACCGGCCGCGGAGACGTCCTCTAG
- the sdhC gene encoding succinate dehydrogenase, cytochrome b556 subunit, producing MSAGIRLTPSVSETTSKVPRGTLYRGSEGMWSWVLHRITGVAIFFFLLVHVLDTSLIRVSPEAYNAVMSTYKNPIMGLGEVVLVAAIAYHAFNGLRIIAVDFWPWATRHQRHLWWGVLGLWAATMAGFAPRHLINVFSEMSGGH from the coding sequence GTGTCCGCAGGCATCCGCTTGACACCGTCGGTATCCGAGACCACGTCCAAGGTTCCCCGAGGCACGCTGTACCGGGGTTCCGAAGGAATGTGGTCCTGGGTACTGCACCGCATCACCGGCGTGGCGATCTTCTTCTTCCTCCTCGTCCACGTGCTGGACACGTCGCTGATCCGCGTGTCGCCCGAGGCGTACAACGCAGTGATGAGCACGTACAAGAACCCGATCATGGGCTTGGGCGAGGTCGTCCTCGTCGCTGCGATCGCCTACCACGCCTTCAACGGCCTGCGCATCATCGCGGTCGACTTCTGGCCGTGGGCGACACGCCACCAGCGCCACCTGTGGTGGGGCGTGCTCGGCCTGTGGGCCGCGACGATGGCCGGGTTCGCGCCGCGTCACCTGATCAACGTGTTCTCCGAGATGTCAGGCGGTCACTGA
- a CDS encoding succinate dehydrogenase hydrophobic membrane anchor subunit: protein MSTMDLAAPRSPLAAPRRKGPNLEKWGWIYMRVSGVLLVFLIFGHLFFNLFLGDGIKGIDWGFVAGKLANPWWQWWDVVMLWLALIHGANGMRTIVNDYVTHSGTRRVLVWALWLAAGFLIVLGTLVVFAFDPCNGVTTDSVFWEQCQNLPAPRL from the coding sequence ATGAGCACCATGGATCTCGCCGCGCCCCGCTCGCCGCTGGCCGCACCCCGGCGCAAGGGACCCAACCTCGAGAAGTGGGGCTGGATCTACATGCGCGTCTCGGGCGTGCTGCTGGTCTTCCTCATCTTCGGCCACCTCTTCTTCAACCTGTTCCTCGGCGACGGCATCAAGGGCATCGACTGGGGATTCGTCGCCGGCAAGCTCGCGAACCCGTGGTGGCAGTGGTGGGACGTGGTCATGCTGTGGCTGGCGCTGATCCACGGCGCGAACGGCATGCGCACCATCGTGAACGACTACGTGACCCACTCGGGCACACGGCGCGTACTGGTGTGGGCGCTGTGGCTGGCGGCCGGGTTCCTGATCGTCCTGGGCACGCTCGTCGTCTTCGCGTTCGACCCGTGCAACGGGGTCACGACGGACAGCGTGTTCTGGGAGCAGTGCCAGAACCTGCCCGCACCCCGGCTCTGA
- the sdhA gene encoding succinate dehydrogenase flavoprotein subunit, with amino-acid sequence MSTPTVGTDSIVKDGVHYHQFDIVIVGAGGAGMRAAIEAGPGAKTAVISKLYPTRSHTGAAQGGMAAALANVEEDSWEWHTFDTVKGGDYLVDQDAAEILAKEAIDAVIDLENMGLPFNRTPEGKIDQRRFGGHTADHGKTPVRRACYAADRTGHMILQTLFQNCVRLGINFFNEFYVLDLITVKDDDGSTQIAGVVAYELATGDLHVFQSKAVIFATGGFGKIYKTTSNAHTLTGDGVGIIWRKGLPLEDMEFFQFHPTGLAGLGILLTEGARGEGAILRNASGERFMERYAPTIKDLAPRDIVARCMVQEVAEGRGAGPHKDYVLLDCTHLGAEVLETKLPDITEFARTYLGVDPVVEPVPVMPTAHYAMGGIPTNNNAEVLSNNTTVVPGLYAAGECACVSVHGSNRLGTNSLLDINVFGKRAGRNAVEYVKTAEFVEIPEGSVNEVVGLIEGLRANPGQERIAVLRKTLQDEMDKGAQVFRTHESLAHVLEVIADLRERFKNIHVDDKGKRYNTDLLEAVELGFLLDLAEVVVYAAQNREESRGGHMRDDFPKRDDENYMKHTMAYLTGDPHSSHPADHIDLDWKPVVITRYQPMERKY; translated from the coding sequence GTGAGCACCCCAACCGTGGGCACCGACAGCATCGTCAAAGACGGCGTCCACTATCACCAGTTCGACATCGTCATCGTGGGAGCCGGCGGCGCCGGCATGCGCGCGGCGATCGAGGCCGGGCCCGGCGCGAAGACCGCGGTGATCTCGAAGCTCTACCCCACCCGTTCGCACACCGGTGCCGCACAGGGCGGCATGGCGGCCGCGCTCGCGAACGTCGAAGAGGACTCCTGGGAGTGGCACACCTTCGACACCGTCAAGGGCGGCGACTACCTCGTCGACCAGGACGCGGCCGAGATCCTCGCCAAAGAGGCCATCGACGCGGTCATCGACCTCGAGAACATGGGTCTGCCGTTCAACCGCACGCCCGAGGGCAAGATCGACCAGCGCCGGTTCGGCGGGCACACCGCCGACCACGGCAAGACCCCGGTCCGCCGCGCGTGCTACGCCGCCGACCGCACCGGCCACATGATCCTGCAGACGCTGTTCCAGAACTGCGTCCGCCTGGGCATCAACTTCTTCAACGAGTTCTACGTGCTCGATCTGATCACCGTGAAGGACGACGACGGCAGCACCCAGATCGCGGGCGTCGTCGCCTACGAGCTGGCCACCGGCGATCTGCACGTCTTCCAGTCCAAGGCGGTGATCTTCGCCACCGGCGGCTTCGGGAAGATCTACAAGACGACCTCCAACGCCCACACCCTCACCGGTGACGGTGTCGGGATCATCTGGCGCAAGGGACTGCCGCTGGAGGACATGGAGTTCTTCCAGTTCCATCCCACCGGCCTCGCCGGCCTCGGCATCCTGCTCACCGAAGGCGCGCGAGGCGAAGGCGCCATCCTGCGCAATGCGTCCGGCGAACGCTTCATGGAGCGCTACGCACCCACCATCAAGGACCTCGCACCCCGCGACATCGTCGCACGCTGCATGGTGCAGGAGGTCGCGGAAGGCCGCGGCGCCGGCCCGCATAAGGACTACGTGCTGCTGGACTGCACGCACCTGGGTGCCGAGGTGCTGGAGACCAAACTCCCCGACATCACCGAATTCGCGCGCACCTACCTCGGCGTCGACCCCGTCGTCGAGCCGGTGCCGGTCATGCCGACCGCGCACTACGCGATGGGCGGCATCCCGACCAACAACAACGCCGAGGTGCTCTCGAACAACACCACCGTCGTTCCGGGCCTGTACGCCGCGGGCGAGTGCGCGTGCGTGTCGGTGCACGGCTCGAATCGGCTCGGCACCAACTCGCTGCTGGACATCAACGTGTTCGGCAAGCGCGCCGGCCGCAACGCGGTCGAGTACGTGAAGACTGCCGAGTTCGTCGAGATTCCCGAGGGCTCGGTCAACGAGGTCGTCGGTCTCATCGAGGGCCTGCGCGCCAATCCGGGCCAGGAGCGCATCGCGGTGCTGCGCAAGACGCTGCAGGACGAGATGGACAAGGGCGCCCAGGTGTTCCGCACCCACGAGTCGCTCGCACACGTGCTCGAGGTGATCGCCGACCTGCGCGAGCGGTTCAAGAACATCCACGTCGACGACAAGGGCAAGCGCTACAACACCGACCTGCTCGAGGCCGTCGAACTCGGCTTCCTGCTCGACCTCGCCGAGGTCGTCGTCTACGCCGCGCAGAACCGCGAGGAGAGCCGTGGCGGTCACATGCGCGACGACTTCCCCAAGCGCGACGACGAGAACTACATGAAGCACACCATGGCCTACCTGACCGGCGACCCCCACTCGTCGCATCCTGCCGACCACATCGACCTCGACTGGAAGCCCGTGGTCATCACCCGCTACCAGCCGATGGAGAGGAAGTACTGA
- a CDS encoding succinate dehydrogenase iron-sulfur subunit: protein MATLVATGTDDQIEDALQNVTPEETGIQSFLVTFIIRRFNPEIDEEPRWVDYDVELYSTDRVLDALHKIKWEVDGSLSFRRSCAHGICGSDAMRINGRNRLACKTLIKDLDISKPIYVEAIKGLPLEKDLIVDMEPFFASYREVQPFLIAGSVPEKGKERVQSIVDREIFDDTTKCILCAACTSSCPVFWTDGQYFGPAAIVNAHRFIFDSRDDAADVRLDILNDKEGVWRCRTTFNCTEACPRGIEVTKAIAEVKQAVLRGRR, encoded by the coding sequence ATGGCCACTCTCGTCGCGACGGGCACGGACGACCAGATCGAAGATGCCCTGCAGAACGTGACGCCGGAAGAGACCGGCATCCAGTCGTTCCTGGTCACCTTCATCATCCGCCGGTTCAACCCGGAGATCGACGAGGAGCCGCGCTGGGTCGACTACGACGTGGAGCTCTACTCGACGGACCGCGTGCTGGATGCGCTACACAAGATCAAGTGGGAGGTCGACGGGTCGCTGTCGTTCCGCCGCTCGTGCGCACACGGCATCTGCGGGTCGGACGCGATGCGCATCAACGGCCGCAACCGGCTCGCCTGCAAAACGCTGATCAAGGATCTCGACATCAGCAAGCCCATCTATGTCGAGGCGATCAAGGGCCTGCCGCTGGAGAAGGACCTCATCGTCGACATGGAGCCGTTTTTCGCGTCGTACCGCGAGGTGCAGCCATTCCTGATCGCCGGGTCCGTCCCCGAGAAGGGCAAGGAGCGCGTGCAGTCGATCGTCGATCGCGAGATCTTCGACGACACCACCAAGTGCATCCTGTGCGCCGCGTGCACCTCGTCCTGCCCCGTGTTCTGGACCGACGGGCAGTACTTCGGCCCGGCCGCCATCGTCAACGCGCACCGCTTCATCTTCGACTCGCGCGATGACGCCGCCGACGTGCGACTGGACATCCTCAACGACAAGGAAGGCGTGTGGCGCTGCCGCACCACCTTCAACTGCACCGAGGCGTGCCCGCGCGGCATCGAGGTGACCAAGGCGATCGCCGAGGTCAAGCAGGCAGTGCTCCGCGGTCGCCGCTGA
- a CDS encoding MFS transporter codes for MPAAAVRSRLAISAAYAAQGLGYAVVVTSLPTLKARQGIDDTTVSLIVLLVCVAAAGGSVLADALARWRGSRIALATGLTLEVAGLALILIDSPMPLFVTAFAIYGLGLGAVDASGAMQGVLVQRRYGRDLMGGFFASYTAAAILGALAVAGAAALGWQSAPFIVAALVLLVVALLGLRAFDPERAAAPVGARATRPLPRRGIWLFGFIILAAFTLDSGVSTWSTVYLQDDLAAAAIIAPLGYAAYQLAILVTRLVTDRSVDRWGPRPVAVLATATSIAGLLLVALLPFPVAAVVGFALAGVAVGALVPLSFTSAGELDPSRSDEIIARVNLFNYAGAVLGAVAIGLLADAPGLQLAFLIPAVLLIPVFFVVRRFRAPSKPAARRDAASADR; via the coding sequence GTGCCCGCCGCAGCGGTCAGATCGCGTCTCGCGATCTCGGCCGCATACGCGGCGCAGGGCCTCGGCTACGCCGTCGTCGTCACCTCCCTGCCCACGCTGAAGGCCCGCCAGGGCATCGACGACACCACGGTGTCGCTGATCGTGCTGCTGGTGTGCGTCGCCGCTGCGGGCGGATCCGTGCTCGCCGACGCCCTCGCCCGCTGGCGCGGCAGCCGCATCGCCCTCGCCACCGGCTTGACGCTCGAGGTCGCCGGGCTGGCGCTCATCCTGATCGATTCGCCGATGCCGCTGTTCGTCACCGCGTTCGCGATCTACGGACTCGGCCTGGGGGCGGTCGACGCGTCCGGGGCGATGCAGGGCGTGCTGGTGCAGCGCCGGTACGGGCGCGACCTGATGGGCGGGTTCTTCGCGTCGTACACCGCCGCGGCGATCCTCGGCGCCCTCGCGGTCGCTGGAGCTGCCGCGCTCGGCTGGCAGTCGGCGCCGTTCATCGTCGCAGCGCTCGTGCTTCTGGTGGTGGCCCTCCTCGGGCTGCGCGCCTTCGATCCGGAACGCGCCGCCGCTCCGGTCGGCGCGCGGGCGACGCGCCCGCTCCCCCGCCGCGGGATCTGGCTGTTCGGCTTCATCATCCTCGCCGCGTTCACCCTCGACTCCGGGGTGAGCACATGGAGCACCGTCTACCTGCAGGACGACCTCGCCGCCGCCGCCATCATCGCCCCGCTCGGGTACGCGGCCTACCAGCTGGCGATCCTGGTGACCCGGCTGGTCACCGACCGTTCGGTGGACCGCTGGGGACCGAGGCCGGTCGCCGTGCTGGCCACGGCGACCTCGATCGCCGGTCTGCTGCTGGTCGCGCTCCTGCCGTTCCCGGTCGCCGCGGTGGTCGGCTTCGCCCTCGCCGGCGTCGCGGTCGGCGCTCTGGTCCCGCTCTCGTTCACCTCGGCCGGCGAACTCGATCCGTCGCGCAGCGACGAGATCATCGCCCGGGTCAACCTGTTCAACTACGCGGGAGCCGTTCTGGGCGCGGTGGCAATCGGCCTGCTCGCCGACGCCCCGGGCCTGCAGCTCGCGTTCCTGATCCCCGCGGTGCTGCTGATCCCGGTGTTCTTCGTCGTCCGCCGGTTCCGGGCGCCCTCGAAACCCGCGGCGCGTCGGGATGCGGCATCCGCCGATCGCTAA
- a CDS encoding YihY/virulence factor BrkB family protein, with product MSPRSARSAAPDTRAAAADAAREEETLRQRWEATQESFRERFDEPIQAATKITKATMAWFPVRVWRHFLQHNGFLLGAGISYQALFAIFAGIYVAFAITGLWLGGNPDAVDAMISVINSYIPGLIGPHGVISTDEVQTIASSTGGVLSITGIIALGTVIWTAIGWVTYSRRGVRDIFGIPPDRRSYLLLKARDLVAAIVFGVALIVGSALSAISAWALQWILSLFGIDTGTGMLDTSIRLGTVVVSFALNASALAALFRFLTGTQLRWRIIWPGALLGGGALTVLQFGAGLLLSYTPSNPLLATFAIFVGLLLWFKISGIIMLVAASWIAVASHDKDIPILLPTEAERIAAEHQALLLAAQVRLRTAREARDAAPWYRTWRADYALREAEDELHRVEASSPPPELLARSSGKKRKAAAAAEPDRGSVRGDG from the coding sequence GTGAGTCCCCGAAGCGCGCGCAGCGCCGCGCCAGACACCCGCGCCGCGGCCGCCGATGCCGCGCGCGAGGAGGAGACCCTGCGCCAGCGCTGGGAGGCGACGCAGGAGTCGTTCCGCGAGCGGTTCGACGAGCCGATCCAGGCGGCCACCAAGATCACCAAGGCGACGATGGCGTGGTTCCCGGTCCGGGTCTGGCGGCACTTCCTCCAGCACAACGGATTCCTGCTGGGCGCCGGCATCAGCTATCAGGCGCTGTTCGCGATCTTCGCCGGGATCTACGTCGCGTTCGCGATCACCGGGCTGTGGCTGGGTGGCAATCCGGATGCCGTCGACGCCATGATCTCGGTGATCAACAGCTACATCCCCGGGCTGATCGGTCCGCACGGAGTGATCTCGACGGACGAGGTGCAGACGATCGCCTCCAGCACCGGCGGCGTGCTGAGCATCACCGGCATCATCGCGCTGGGCACGGTGATCTGGACCGCCATCGGCTGGGTGACCTACTCTCGCCGCGGGGTGCGCGACATCTTCGGCATCCCGCCGGACCGCCGCAGCTACCTCCTGCTCAAGGCACGCGACCTCGTCGCCGCGATCGTGTTCGGCGTCGCCCTGATCGTCGGTTCGGCTCTGAGCGCGATCAGCGCGTGGGCCCTGCAGTGGATCCTGTCGCTGTTCGGGATCGACACGGGAACGGGGATGCTCGACACCAGCATCCGCCTCGGCACCGTCGTGGTGTCCTTCGCACTGAACGCGTCCGCCCTCGCGGCCCTCTTCCGGTTCCTGACGGGCACCCAGCTGCGCTGGCGGATCATCTGGCCCGGCGCCCTCCTGGGTGGTGGCGCGCTGACCGTGCTGCAGTTCGGCGCCGGCCTGCTGCTGAGCTACACGCCCTCCAACCCGCTGCTGGCGACGTTCGCGATCTTCGTGGGACTGCTGCTGTGGTTCAAGATCAGCGGGATCATCATGCTCGTGGCAGCCTCGTGGATCGCTGTCGCCTCGCACGACAAGGACATCCCGATCCTCCTGCCGACGGAGGCCGAGCGCATCGCCGCCGAGCATCAGGCGCTGCTGCTGGCAGCGCAGGTGCGGCTGCGCACCGCGCGCGAAGCGCGCGACGCGGCGCCCTGGTATCGGACGTGGCGGGCCGACTACGCCCTCCGCGAGGCCGAGGACGAGCTCCATCGGGTTGAGGCGTCCTCCCCGCCGCCGGAGCTGCTCGCCCGGTCTTCCGGGAAGAAGCGGAAGGCTGCTGCCGCGGCCGAGCCGGACCGAGGCAGTGTCCGGGGCGACGGATAG
- a CDS encoding exodeoxyribonuclease III: protein MSRSVRIASINVNGIRAAVRNGMIEWLDGAGVDVMALQEVRATEEQLRDALPGWELVNDEALAKGRAGVAIATRMPAVQVRRVLGPEPLDSAGRWIEADIDVDGERLTVVSAYVHTGEADTPRQDAKWAFLDAMERRMPQLRAESPLSVIMGDLNVGHRELDIRNWKGNVKKAGFLPRERAYFDRFLGPAGEPVVGVDGSTGMGLGWTDVGRTFHGEVDGPYTWWSSRGKAFDNDTGWRIDYHLSTPELAERVSDYRVVRAPSWDTRWSDHAPVVVDYTIGR, encoded by the coding sequence GTGTCTCGAAGCGTCCGCATCGCCTCCATCAACGTCAACGGGATCCGCGCGGCGGTCCGCAACGGGATGATCGAGTGGCTCGACGGGGCCGGCGTCGACGTCATGGCGCTGCAGGAGGTGCGTGCCACCGAGGAGCAGCTGCGCGACGCGCTGCCCGGGTGGGAGCTCGTCAACGACGAGGCGCTCGCGAAGGGCCGTGCGGGCGTCGCGATCGCGACCCGGATGCCCGCGGTGCAGGTGCGCCGCGTGCTGGGCCCCGAGCCGCTTGACTCGGCGGGCCGCTGGATCGAGGCCGACATCGACGTCGACGGCGAGCGCCTCACGGTCGTGAGCGCCTACGTCCACACGGGCGAGGCGGACACCCCCCGGCAGGACGCCAAGTGGGCGTTCCTGGACGCCATGGAGAGGCGGATGCCGCAGCTGCGCGCCGAGTCCCCGCTCTCGGTGATCATGGGCGACCTGAACGTGGGTCACCGCGAGCTCGACATCCGCAACTGGAAGGGCAACGTCAAGAAAGCCGGCTTCCTCCCCCGCGAACGCGCCTACTTCGACCGCTTCCTCGGCCCCGCGGGCGAGCCGGTCGTCGGCGTCGACGGGTCGACCGGCATGGGCCTGGGCTGGACCGACGTCGGCCGAACCTTCCACGGCGAGGTCGATGGCCCGTACACGTGGTGGTCCAGCCGCGGCAAAGCCTTCGACAACGACACCGGCTGGCGGATCGACTATCACCTGTCCACTCCCGAGCTGGCGGAGCGCGTGAGCGACTACCGGGTCGTGCGGGCGCCGTCGTGGGACACCCGCTGGAGCGACCACGCACCCGTGGTCGTGGACTACACGATCGGTCGCTGA
- the trpS gene encoding tryptophan--tRNA ligase yields MSKPRLYSGMQPSADSLQVGNYIGALMQWRDLQEAYDAYFSVVDLHALTQPNDPAELREKTRRTAAQYIAAGIEPSKSTLYVQSHVAAHPELAWILSTITGFGEAGRMTQFKDKSARYGVDTTSVGLFTYPVLMAADILLYQTDIVPVGDDQKQHVELTRDLAERFNSRYGQTFKVPMPVIQQDTARIYDLQNPTAKMSKSAESDAGTLWLLDDPAVSAKKIMRAVTDSEGAVHYDREQKPGVSNLLVIYAALTGRQIPSIEDEYAGRGYGDFKKGLAEVVVNEFGPVRARALELLDDKAELDRVLAANADRAAEVAGRTLDDVYDRVGLLRRSRA; encoded by the coding sequence GTGAGCAAACCCCGTCTGTACTCCGGCATGCAGCCCTCCGCCGATTCCCTCCAGGTCGGCAACTACATCGGGGCGCTCATGCAGTGGCGCGACCTGCAGGAGGCGTACGACGCGTACTTCTCGGTGGTCGACCTGCACGCGCTGACACAGCCGAACGACCCGGCCGAGCTGCGCGAGAAGACCCGGCGCACCGCGGCGCAGTACATCGCGGCGGGCATCGAGCCGTCGAAGTCGACGCTGTACGTGCAGTCGCACGTGGCCGCGCACCCGGAGCTCGCCTGGATCCTCTCCACGATTACAGGCTTCGGCGAGGCCGGCCGGATGACGCAGTTCAAGGACAAGTCGGCCCGCTACGGCGTGGACACCACGTCGGTGGGCCTGTTCACCTACCCGGTGCTGATGGCCGCCGACATCCTCCTGTACCAGACCGACATCGTGCCGGTCGGCGACGACCAGAAGCAGCACGTCGAGCTGACCCGCGACCTCGCCGAGCGCTTCAACTCGCGCTACGGGCAGACCTTCAAGGTGCCGATGCCGGTGATCCAGCAGGACACCGCGCGGATCTACGACCTGCAGAACCCGACCGCGAAGATGTCGAAGTCGGCGGAGTCGGATGCCGGCACCCTGTGGCTGCTGGATGACCCGGCGGTCAGTGCCAAGAAGATCATGCGGGCCGTCACCGACAGTGAGGGCGCGGTGCACTACGACCGGGAGCAGAAGCCGGGGGTGTCGAACCTCCTGGTGATCTACGCGGCACTGACGGGTCGGCAGATCCCGTCCATCGAGGACGAGTACGCCGGGCGCGGCTACGGCGACTTCAAGAAAGGGCTCGCCGAGGTCGTGGTGAACGAGTTCGGTCCGGTGCGCGCCCGCGCGCTCGAGCTGCTGGACGACAAGGCCGAGCTCGACCGCGTCCTCGCTGCGAACGCCGACCGGGCGGCCGAGGTCGCGGGCCGCACGCTCGACGACGTGTACGACCGCGTGGGTCTGCTGCGGCGCTCGCGCGCCTGA